The following proteins are co-located in the Flectobacillus major DSM 103 genome:
- a CDS encoding L-threonylcarbamoyladenylate synthase, with protein MIELYKEAVGHLKKGDAILYPSDTIWGLGCDARNEKAVDKLLSIKKRPENKAFIVLISKVEQLSEYVVEIPELAWNLVEFAEKPLTVIYPKGKNLAPNLMGPDGSIAIRLVKDEFCKGLVYRMERAIVSTSANFSGQPSPQSFADIHPDLIAQVDYVLKNPKGENPNPQPSQIVKLGLYGEFEFIRK; from the coding sequence ATGATTGAGTTATATAAAGAAGCTGTTGGTCATTTAAAAAAAGGCGATGCCATTTTGTATCCTTCCGATACTATTTGGGGTTTGGGTTGTGATGCTCGCAACGAAAAAGCAGTAGATAAATTATTGTCTATTAAGAAACGTCCTGAAAATAAGGCGTTTATCGTGTTGATTTCTAAAGTAGAACAATTGTCGGAGTATGTAGTTGAAATACCCGAACTAGCTTGGAATTTGGTAGAGTTTGCCGAAAAGCCGTTGACCGTTATATATCCTAAAGGCAAAAACCTGGCTCCTAATTTGATGGGGCCCGATGGTAGTATTGCTATTCGTTTGGTAAAAGATGAATTTTGCAAAGGGTTAGTTTACCGAATGGAGCGAGCCATTGTATCCACTTCTGCCAACTTTTCGGGGCAGCCTAGTCCACAAAGTTTTGCCGATATTCATCCCGACTTAATTGCTCAGGTTGATTATGTTTTAAAGAACCCCAAAGGTGAAAACCCTAATCCTCAACCTTCGCAAATTGTCAAATTAGGGCTTTATGGTGAATTTGAGTTTATCAGAAAATAA
- a CDS encoding CCA tRNA nucleotidyltransferase — translation MNFTETLHSNPIFQLVADSAQQLNVRTYVVGGFVRDLILKRPSKDIDIVCVGSGIELAELVAKKSGRDDTYLSVFKNFGTAMIRIDDWEVEFVGARKESYRSDSRKPIVEDGTLEDDQNRRDFTINAMAISLNKADFGELIDPFDGISDLRRRIVKTPLAPDITFSDDPLRMMRAVRFATQLNFDIHPDTFDALIAMKDRIEIISKERITEELNKIILASVPSYGFKLLDTCGLLDLIFPEFCKLKGVETEEGKGHKDNFYHTLQVLDNVAKKSDDLWTRWAAILHDIAKPATKRFDKKKGWTFHGHEEAGAKMVKPIFTNMRLPLNEKMRYVKRLVRLHLRPIALSKETITDSALRRLLFEAGEDLEGLMTLCRADITSKNGEKVKRYLRNFDIVEQKLKEVEENDKLRKFQPVITGEMIMETFGISPSKEVGLIKVAVREAILEGQIENTIESGMPFVLEEGRKLGLTPAL, via the coding sequence ATGAATTTTACAGAAACATTACATAGTAATCCAATATTTCAGTTGGTGGCCGATTCGGCACAGCAGCTCAACGTTCGTACTTATGTCGTAGGAGGTTTTGTACGTGACTTGATTTTAAAAAGACCCTCCAAAGATATTGATATTGTATGCGTTGGTTCAGGTATTGAATTGGCAGAATTAGTAGCCAAAAAATCGGGAAGAGACGACACCTATTTGTCTGTATTCAAAAACTTTGGAACGGCAATGATACGTATTGATGACTGGGAGGTAGAGTTTGTTGGAGCCAGGAAAGAGTCGTATCGAAGCGATTCTCGAAAGCCAATCGTAGAAGATGGAACACTCGAAGATGACCAAAATAGACGTGATTTTACTATTAATGCAATGGCTATTTCACTCAATAAGGCTGATTTTGGCGAGCTTATAGATCCATTCGATGGTATTTCTGACCTGCGTCGTAGAATTGTCAAAACTCCATTAGCACCCGATATTACTTTTTCAGACGACCCACTGCGTATGATGCGTGCTGTTCGATTTGCTACACAGCTCAATTTCGATATTCATCCCGATACTTTCGATGCCCTTATTGCTATGAAAGACCGCATCGAGATTATCTCAAAAGAGCGTATCACCGAAGAGCTCAATAAAATTATTTTGGCGAGTGTGCCTTCTTATGGCTTCAAATTACTCGATACGTGTGGTTTGTTGGATTTGATATTCCCTGAGTTTTGTAAACTAAAAGGAGTAGAAACAGAAGAAGGGAAAGGTCATAAAGATAACTTTTACCATACATTACAGGTACTTGACAATGTAGCCAAAAAAAGTGATGATTTGTGGACTCGCTGGGCGGCAATTTTACACGATATTGCCAAACCTGCAACCAAACGATTTGATAAGAAAAAAGGATGGACTTTTCATGGACACGAGGAGGCCGGAGCAAAAATGGTAAAGCCTATTTTTACCAATATGCGTTTGCCCCTGAATGAAAAAATGCGATATGTAAAACGCTTGGTTCGCTTGCATTTACGCCCAATAGCTTTGTCGAAAGAAACTATCACAGATTCGGCACTCAGACGATTACTTTTTGAGGCTGGCGAAGATTTGGAAGGTTTGATGACCCTTTGTCGTGCCGATATTACGTCTAAGAATGGGGAAAAAGTAAAGCGATATTTGCGTAATTTTGATATTGTTGAACAAAAGCTCAAAGAGGTAGAAGAAAATGATAAACTCCGTAAATTTCAGCCTGTAATTACTGGTGAAATGATTATGGAAACCTTTGGAATTAGCCCTTCAAAGGAAGTAGGACTTATCAAAGTGGCTGTCAGGGAAGCTATTTTAGAAGGACAAATCGAAAATACCATAGAATCGGGTATGCCTTTTGTACTAGAAGAAGGGCGAAAATTGGGATTAACGCCTGCTCTATAA
- a CDS encoding sialate O-acetylesterase: MSCKASGQIHILHPFSRLVLQRGLDNKAQLVIAGYTSGSVTKIEYQLAPQGGKLIAWKILTESLGDAEFAETIAVTSGWYDLYLRAWNNTTLVEEKLIDRIGVGEVFLIAGQSNAMGVQGLGSKDVSDRVNVIDRLNKRLDNDITVAPNEPMTLRNVSRGRATTSVYPSGDSSWLWGELADLIVQKHNVPVFFLNCGWAAATSENWSQSAKGNLAYNQYVGKYWPNYQPYANVRNSLKYITAQTGIRAILWQQGESDAAHNEASARNYRDNLQYVINKTRADFGYNLPWAVARSSVSVRSEWSKFVIMGQDSVIQVPYNIVFKGPNTDTIQIPRPEHGHFENTKTGIQGLTLAAKAWMNALDSTFFKKAQPYQPVTTLVPRILPSVVPFDKDFRVYFTGATTENKIYKVELLDTNGEYLLEVGQGTGSPVVVKIPSGLALEKYRLRVVSDAPFAASTLSNTFGLAASWTPLVSFTMEEKEDEIFLKWTFITGYSAKNYVLQVSYDGKTYQDIYSLNAESGNFNSGEWKGKKPFEVFTFYRLKMLMPDGSTLYSSNKEIIDYSKVLANEPQVAENNILYPNPTSDELFSKPQQIIRQLHIVDINGKEQQGWELEKQDNCSKIKLPKNWANGIYFATIIYTDGTTAQSKILLIKN; this comes from the coding sequence TTGTCCTGCAAAGCAAGCGGTCAAATACATATTTTGCACCCTTTTTCTCGATTGGTATTACAAAGGGGGTTAGACAACAAAGCTCAATTAGTTATTGCAGGATATACCAGTGGTTCAGTTACTAAAATAGAATATCAATTAGCTCCGCAAGGAGGCAAATTGATAGCTTGGAAAATATTGACAGAGTCATTGGGAGATGCCGAGTTTGCAGAAACTATAGCTGTAACTTCTGGCTGGTATGATCTGTATCTGCGAGCATGGAATAACACAACGCTTGTCGAAGAAAAACTTATTGATAGAATAGGAGTGGGGGAGGTATTTTTGATAGCAGGGCAGTCAAATGCCATGGGGGTACAAGGTTTAGGTTCAAAAGATGTCTCTGACCGTGTAAATGTGATAGACCGACTCAATAAACGCTTGGATAACGATATTACAGTAGCCCCCAACGAGCCTATGACACTCAGAAATGTAAGCCGAGGGCGAGCTACCACCAGTGTTTATCCTTCTGGCGACTCATCGTGGCTTTGGGGTGAACTGGCCGATTTGATAGTACAAAAACATAATGTTCCTGTTTTTTTTCTCAATTGTGGTTGGGCTGCGGCTACTTCCGAAAACTGGAGCCAATCGGCTAAAGGAAATCTTGCCTATAACCAGTATGTTGGTAAATATTGGCCTAATTATCAGCCTTATGCCAATGTACGAAATAGCCTGAAATATATTACGGCTCAAACAGGTATTCGAGCTATTCTTTGGCAACAAGGCGAATCAGATGCGGCTCATAATGAGGCTTCAGCTAGAAATTATCGTGATAATCTTCAATATGTTATTAATAAAACTAGGGCCGATTTTGGCTATAATTTACCTTGGGCGGTAGCTCGTTCAAGTGTTTCGGTGCGTTCGGAATGGTCAAAGTTTGTAATCATGGGGCAAGATTCGGTGATACAAGTACCTTATAATATTGTATTTAAAGGCCCCAATACCGATACCATTCAAATTCCTAGACCCGAACATGGGCATTTTGAAAATACCAAAACAGGTATTCAAGGGCTAACACTAGCTGCCAAAGCATGGATGAATGCCTTGGATAGTACTTTTTTTAAAAAAGCTCAGCCTTATCAGCCTGTTACTACATTAGTACCAAGAATACTGCCTAGTGTTGTGCCATTCGATAAAGATTTTAGGGTCTACTTTACGGGGGCAACTACCGAAAATAAAATATATAAAGTTGAACTATTAGATACCAATGGCGAATATTTGTTGGAGGTTGGGCAAGGTACAGGCAGTCCTGTTGTTGTTAAAATTCCTTCTGGGTTAGCTTTAGAAAAGTATCGCTTACGGGTAGTTTCCGATGCCCCTTTTGCGGCAAGTACGCTTTCAAATACGTTTGGGTTAGCTGCTAGCTGGACACCATTAGTTAGCTTTACGATGGAGGAAAAGGAGGATGAAATATTTTTGAAATGGACTTTTATTACAGGGTATTCAGCCAAAAATTATGTTTTACAAGTAAGTTATGATGGCAAAACATATCAAGATATATATTCACTAAATGCCGAAAGTGGTAATTTTAATTCGGGTGAATGGAAAGGAAAAAAGCCTTTTGAAGTATTTACTTTTTATCGCTTAAAAATGTTGATGCCCGATGGCTCAACGCTATATTCCTCCAATAAAGAAATTATAGACTATTCAAAAGTTTTGGCTAATGAGCCGCAGGTTGCTGAAAATAATATTTTGTATCCAAATCCAACTAGCGACGAGCTTTTTAGTAAGCCACAACAGATTATCCGACAACTGCACATTGTGGATATAAATGGTAAAGAACAACAGGGATGGGAATTGGAGAAGCAAGATAATTGCTCAAAAATAAAATTACCTAAAAACTGGGCTAATGGTATTTATTTTGCTACAATTATATACACCGATGGAACAACGGCACAAAGTAAGATTTTGTTGATAAAAAATTAA
- a CDS encoding SDR family oxidoreductase — MLRDGALQGKTIVVTGGGTGLGRSMSKYFLELGANVVIASRKLPILEQTATELSALTGGKIIPVACDARNYDEVENVLKVAIEHFGSVEGLVNNAAGNFISPTERLSHKAFDVVVDIVLKGTYNFSLAFGKYWIANNIKGTVMSIVTTYAWTGSAYVVPSATAKAGVLALTRSLAVEWGTKYGIRFNAIAPGPFPTEGAWERLFPAEAMGQELAHKLSPVNRIPLKRVGDHQELANLAAFLMSEFSAYINGEVITIDGGEWLMGAGEFSDLNEIPEEKWDIIARAVRGKK, encoded by the coding sequence ATGCTAAGAGATGGAGCCTTGCAAGGCAAGACTATCGTTGTTACAGGTGGCGGCACAGGCTTGGGAAGGTCGATGTCGAAGTACTTCCTCGAACTAGGTGCTAATGTAGTAATAGCCTCTCGAAAACTACCTATTTTAGAACAAACAGCCACAGAATTATCAGCTTTGACAGGTGGAAAAATTATTCCTGTAGCATGCGATGCTAGAAATTATGATGAGGTTGAAAATGTACTTAAAGTGGCTATTGAGCATTTTGGTTCGGTAGAAGGGCTTGTCAATAACGCCGCTGGCAATTTTATTAGCCCTACCGAACGCCTTTCTCACAAGGCTTTTGATGTAGTTGTGGATATTGTGCTAAAAGGTACTTACAATTTCAGCCTGGCTTTTGGTAAATATTGGATAGCCAACAATATCAAAGGAACAGTCATGAGTATTGTGACTACTTATGCTTGGACAGGGTCGGCTTATGTTGTACCTTCGGCAACGGCCAAGGCTGGCGTATTGGCTTTGACTCGTTCGTTAGCAGTAGAATGGGGTACAAAATATGGTATTAGGTTCAATGCTATTGCTCCTGGGCCATTTCCAACAGAAGGGGCTTGGGAACGGCTTTTTCCAGCTGAAGCAATGGGCCAAGAGCTGGCTCATAAGCTAAGTCCTGTTAATAGAATTCCTTTAAAGCGGGTTGGCGACCACCAAGAACTTGCCAATTTGGCTGCATTTTTAATGTCTGAGTTTTCGGCTTATATCAATGGCGAAGTAATTACGATTGATGGCGGTGAATGGCTTATGGGTGCGGGGGAGTTTTCGGATTTAAACGAAATTCCAGAAGAAAAATGGGATATTATTGCTCGTGCTGTACGTGGCAAAAAATAG
- a CDS encoding YceI family protein: MKAIKLIAGIFVAVAFVGSAIAGNGGTSKKAASLAVDTKESKIHWLAKKVTGQHEGFISISNGSLVVNNGKVAGGNFTIDMKSIVCTDITDEGYNKKFIGHITTGDFFEVEKFPTSTFKITKVAGSNITGDLTLHGVTKSITFPAKITTAGGKVTATASIPVDRTDFGVKYGSKKFFDSIGDKAIDDVFNLDVTLVAGK; this comes from the coding sequence ATGAAAGCAATTAAATTAATCGCAGGAATTTTCGTAGCAGTAGCATTCGTAGGTTCAGCAATCGCTGGTAACGGAGGAACATCTAAAAAAGCAGCTTCTTTGGCTGTTGATACAAAAGAATCAAAAATCCACTGGTTAGCTAAAAAAGTAACTGGTCAGCACGAAGGATTTATTAGCATCAGCAACGGTTCTTTGGTTGTAAACAACGGTAAAGTAGCTGGTGGTAATTTCACTATCGACATGAAATCTATTGTTTGTACAGATATTACAGACGAAGGATATAACAAAAAATTCATTGGCCACATCACAACTGGTGACTTCTTTGAAGTAGAAAAATTCCCAACTTCTACTTTCAAAATCACTAAAGTAGCTGGTTCAAATATTACTGGTGACTTAACTTTGCACGGTGTTACTAAATCTATTACTTTTCCTGCAAAAATCACTACAGCAGGTGGTAAAGTAACTGCAACGGCTTCTATCCCAGTTGACCGTACTGATTTTGGTGTAAAATACGGTTCTAAAAAATTCTTTGACTCTATCGGTGACAAAGCTATCGACGACGTATTCAACTTAGATGTTACTTTGGTGGCTGGTAAATAA
- a CDS encoding MarR family winged helix-turn-helix transcriptional regulator, with protein sequence MSIEHDIQQKAFKSPYTKAVVNIMYTNNWLCSLQNDLLKRYDITLQQYNVLRILRGQYPNPITVCGIIERMLDKMSNASRLVDKLIIKNLVVRKECPSDRRQVDVIITQQGLDLLLELDNQQQQWEKALHKLTEEEALQLSFLLDKLRGSV encoded by the coding sequence ATGAGTATCGAACACGACATACAGCAAAAAGCATTTAAGTCACCATATACCAAAGCCGTAGTCAATATCATGTATACCAACAATTGGCTATGTTCTTTACAAAATGACTTATTAAAGCGTTATGATATAACGCTTCAGCAATATAATGTATTGAGGATTTTGAGAGGACAATACCCCAACCCCATTACAGTTTGTGGTATTATTGAGCGAATGTTAGACAAAATGTCGAATGCCTCAAGGCTGGTAGATAAGCTGATTATCAAAAACCTGGTAGTTCGTAAAGAATGCCCTAGCGACCGCCGTCAGGTAGATGTTATTATTACGCAACAAGGGCTTGACTTACTTTTGGAACTAGACAACCAACAACAACAATGGGAAAAGGCATTGCACAAACTTACTGAAGAAGAAGCTCTTCAATTAAGTTTTTTGCTCGACAAGCTCAGAGGTTCAGTTTAA
- a CDS encoding MarR family winged helix-turn-helix transcriptional regulator, translating to MSIEQDIRQKAFINPYQKLAVNLMFTNNWLVSGCCQLLKPYNLSEQQYHVLKILQEKSPEPSTVNYIIENMRDNMSNVSRLVDKLVAKGLVIRQQSLQDKRAVDIMITESGLDMVHNISQLISAWEANTIGLNEQEANELDLLLAKIRE from the coding sequence ATGTCTATTGAACAAGATATTCGGCAAAAAGCCTTTATTAATCCTTACCAAAAGTTAGCGGTCAATTTGATGTTTACCAATAACTGGCTGGTATCGGGCTGTTGTCAATTGCTAAAACCCTATAATCTGAGCGAGCAACAGTACCATGTATTAAAAATCTTACAAGAAAAATCGCCAGAGCCATCAACAGTCAATTATATTATTGAAAATATGCGAGATAATATGTCGAATGTATCGAGGCTGGTCGACAAACTTGTAGCCAAAGGTTTGGTGATTCGCCAACAATCTTTGCAGGATAAAAGAGCCGTAGATATTATGATTACCGAATCGGGGCTTGATATGGTACACAATATTAGTCAGCTCATTTCGGCGTGGGAAGCCAATACAATAGGATTAAACGAGCAAGAAGCTAATGAACTTGATTTATTATTAGCAAAAATAAGAGAATAA
- a CDS encoding Maf family nucleotide pyrophosphatase, giving the protein MLTLKYPLVLASGSPRRQQLLKDAGFEFTVQVKPTDEDFPDTMPAHEVPAFLARKKAEAFQNEVQNQIILTADTIVVVDDEILNKPKDAEEASLMLRKLSGRRHQVITGVCIMTQHETECFIDTTDVFFRNLTQNEIDYYIQKHQPFDKAGSYGVQDFIGMVGIPRMEGSYFTVMGLPVHKVYDALSKWITNL; this is encoded by the coding sequence ATGCTTACATTGAAATATCCACTTGTTTTAGCCTCGGGCTCTCCAAGAAGGCAACAATTACTGAAAGATGCGGGTTTTGAGTTTACAGTTCAGGTAAAACCTACCGACGAGGATTTTCCTGATACGATGCCCGCCCATGAAGTTCCTGCATTTTTGGCACGAAAAAAGGCAGAAGCTTTTCAGAACGAAGTCCAAAACCAAATAATACTTACGGCTGATACAATTGTTGTGGTTGATGATGAGATTCTAAATAAGCCAAAAGATGCGGAGGAAGCAAGTTTGATGCTCAGAAAATTATCAGGCCGTAGGCATCAAGTGATTACTGGCGTTTGTATTATGACCCAGCACGAAACAGAATGTTTCATTGACACTACCGATGTTTTCTTCCGTAACTTAACGCAGAATGAGATAGATTATTATATCCAAAAACATCAACCTTTCGACAAAGCTGGAAGCTATGGTGTACAAGATTTTATTGGAATGGTGGGGATTCCCCGAATGGAAGGCTCTTATTTTACGGTAATGGGGCTTCCTGTTCACAAGGTGTATGATGCTTTGAGCAAATGGATAACTAATTTATAG
- the rlmF gene encoding 23S rRNA (adenine(1618)-N(6))-methyltransferase RlmF — translation MNNTKKSPNNTSKTNLHPRNKHRDRYDFPALIASCPALAAYIQPNPYNNSDTIDFADPNAVKTLNKAILSHFYGIKNWDIPPQYLCPPIPGRADYLHYMADLLAESNNGVVPTGKAVRCLDIGVGANCVYPMIGHQEYGWSFVGTDIDPIAIKSAKNIVEFNPTLKDSVDCRLQKSSELFFEGVVKNKELFDLTVCNPPFHASMEEANAGTIRKQSNLTGQKVTNSILNFGGKNGELWCDGGENKFIWLMIKESVEMADSCFWFSTLVSKKENLVSIYKSLQKVGATDVKTIEMSQGQKVSRVVAWTFLTPEQQIQWAKKRWQK, via the coding sequence ATGAACAACACTAAAAAAAGCCCTAATAATACCTCCAAAACGAATTTACATCCTCGAAACAAACATCGAGATAGATATGATTTTCCAGCATTGATTGCAAGTTGTCCAGCATTAGCAGCATATATTCAGCCAAATCCTTACAACAACAGTGATACCATTGATTTTGCCGATCCTAATGCCGTAAAAACCTTAAATAAAGCTATATTATCGCATTTTTATGGTATCAAAAATTGGGATATTCCACCGCAATATTTATGTCCACCTATTCCTGGGCGTGCCGATTATTTGCACTACATGGCCGATTTGTTGGCCGAGAGCAACAATGGCGTTGTGCCGACAGGCAAAGCGGTACGATGCTTAGACATTGGTGTGGGAGCCAACTGTGTATACCCAATGATTGGCCATCAAGAATACGGCTGGAGCTTTGTGGGTACTGATATTGACCCTATTGCAATTAAATCGGCCAAAAATATTGTAGAATTTAATCCTACATTAAAAGATTCGGTAGACTGCCGTTTGCAAAAATCATCTGAGTTGTTTTTTGAGGGTGTTGTAAAAAACAAAGAGCTATTTGATTTAACCGTTTGTAATCCGCCGTTTCATGCCTCTATGGAAGAAGCTAATGCAGGTACAATTCGTAAACAAAGCAATTTGACAGGACAAAAAGTAACTAATTCTATCCTCAACTTTGGGGGTAAAAATGGAGAACTTTGGTGCGATGGTGGCGAGAATAAGTTTATTTGGCTCATGATTAAAGAAAGTGTGGAAATGGCCGATAGCTGTTTTTGGTTTTCAACATTGGTCTCTAAAAAGGAAAATCTTGTTAGTATTTATAAATCATTGCAAAAAGTAGGAGCAACCGATGTGAAAACCATCGAAATGTCGCAAGGCCAAAAGGTAAGTCGTGTAGTTGCATGGACATTCCTGACCCCTGAGCAGCAAATTCAATGGGCTAAAAAGCGTTGGCAAAAATAA
- a CDS encoding alpha-amylase family glycosyl hydrolase, translating to MKKLSFVLTLIWASYLSVYGQAVTTEPLLPNGDKEITLIFDLKLAKDARAKGLLGKTSDVYLWSGAGTTATGDAFEYQPTGQTDFSKPFEKGKMTALGNDVWSIKMIPRNYFAVPTGKSLKRLGVLLKSGSGSAQTEDFIVTLYDAVLSVAFLTPVQESTVLQQGQDLPISIRISEKAILTAETRVGDTLVPSDFLKLPKDSIDTFTTTIPFTSLEQLVMTNGKSSMITMKVQAKNKSALAAAQITVMVPPKNIVENVPAAWKDGINYLSDTQVGLVLFAPSKDFVYVIGDFNDWKPTGASLMKRSVDGTRYWIEIDGLEKAKEYAFQYLVNGVLAVADPFSEKILDPNNDKYIPASTYPNLKTLPQTVKTIASVLQTGQENHVWKINDFKRPAKEDLVIYELHVRDFVGDKSYKSVMDTLSYLKNLGINAIELMPVQEFTGNDSWGYNPIFYFAPDKAYGSKNDLKAFIDKCHEMGIAVLMDMVFNQADYEFPYVKMYWDGSKPSVDSPFFNQQANHPFSVFFDFNHESQATRNYVNRANEFWLKEYKIDGYRFDLAKGFTQKSSSNDSQFRLYDQSRVDIWKQYYDNIRKKDPSAYVILELFSEDFEERTFIDYGMMVWGNHNYDFRNMAKGENADLSRLSYKARGMSSAGVVSYMESHDEERVVFDALQNGKSVSGYSTKELSTVLERVKANTAIFMAVPGPKMIWQFGEIGYDISIDQNGRTGQKPLKWDYLQDTRRRNLYKTFAAIAKLKTSQSVFKTSDFDTDLTGLQKKVLLRSAENTVLVIGNFDISSKAITKVFPKVGKWYDYFTGDSFEVTDTSLPLFLQAGEFHIFSIIPLPKPEVGLVPWKAPASLIITATENEPPTEVKLYPNPAQNILTIEIPTLGKSAVNFTLYDFYGRALINTLIKDKKTDFDIQSLKDGFYLVYLQEQDRKTILKFTKVNK from the coding sequence ATGAAAAAATTATCTTTTGTGCTTACCCTTATTTGGGCAAGTTACCTATCTGTGTACGGGCAGGCCGTCACTACTGAGCCATTGTTGCCCAATGGCGATAAAGAAATTACCCTTATTTTTGACCTAAAGCTAGCCAAAGATGCTCGTGCAAAAGGATTATTAGGCAAAACATCCGATGTTTACCTTTGGTCGGGAGCTGGTACTACCGCCACAGGCGATGCCTTTGAATATCAGCCTACAGGACAAACAGATTTTTCAAAACCTTTTGAAAAAGGAAAAATGACCGCATTGGGCAATGATGTTTGGAGTATTAAAATGATTCCTAGAAATTATTTTGCTGTACCAACGGGCAAATCACTAAAACGTTTGGGTGTTTTATTGAAAAGTGGTAGCGGCTCGGCTCAAACCGAAGATTTTATCGTAACCCTTTACGATGCCGTATTGAGTGTAGCATTTTTGACCCCAGTCCAAGAATCTACGGTGCTTCAACAAGGGCAAGATTTGCCTATTAGTATCCGAATTTCAGAAAAAGCTATTTTAACAGCCGAAACGAGGGTAGGAGACACCCTCGTGCCGTCCGACTTCCTAAAACTCCCTAAAGATAGTATCGATACATTTACTACCACTATTCCGTTTACTAGCCTAGAACAGTTGGTAATGACAAACGGAAAATCATCGATGATTACCATGAAAGTTCAAGCAAAGAATAAATCTGCCTTAGCTGCCGCCCAAATTACGGTAATGGTTCCTCCTAAAAACATAGTAGAAAATGTACCAGCGGCTTGGAAAGATGGTATCAATTATTTGTCCGACACCCAAGTTGGACTGGTGCTGTTTGCTCCGTCAAAAGACTTTGTGTATGTGATTGGTGACTTCAACGATTGGAAACCCACTGGTGCTTCTTTGATGAAACGCTCGGTAGATGGCACACGTTATTGGATCGAAATAGATGGTCTTGAAAAAGCCAAAGAATATGCTTTTCAGTATTTGGTCAATGGTGTATTGGCGGTAGCCGACCCTTTTAGCGAGAAGATTCTCGACCCCAATAATGACAAATATATTCCTGCTAGTACTTATCCTAACCTAAAAACATTGCCCCAAACCGTAAAAACAATTGCTTCTGTGCTTCAAACAGGTCAAGAAAACCATGTTTGGAAGATTAACGATTTTAAGCGACCCGCCAAAGAAGATTTAGTGATTTATGAATTACATGTGCGTGATTTTGTAGGAGACAAAAGCTATAAGTCCGTTATGGATACATTATCGTATCTAAAAAATTTGGGAATAAATGCTATAGAACTTATGCCCGTACAGGAGTTTACCGGGAATGACTCGTGGGGGTATAATCCTATATTTTATTTTGCTCCAGATAAAGCTTATGGGAGCAAAAACGATTTGAAGGCTTTTATCGACAAATGTCATGAAATGGGTATTGCTGTACTGATGGATATGGTATTTAATCAGGCCGACTATGAGTTTCCGTATGTGAAAATGTATTGGGATGGTTCAAAGCCTTCGGTAGATTCCCCTTTTTTTAATCAGCAAGCCAATCATCCGTTTAGTGTATTTTTTGATTTTAACCACGAGAGCCAAGCTACCAGAAATTATGTAAACCGTGCCAATGAATTTTGGCTAAAAGAATACAAAATAGATGGTTATCGATTTGATTTGGCCAAAGGGTTTACTCAAAAAAGCTCATCAAACGACAGTCAGTTTCGTCTTTACGACCAAAGTAGGGTAGATATTTGGAAGCAATACTATGACAATATCCGAAAAAAAGACCCCTCGGCGTATGTTATTTTAGAGTTATTTTCAGAAGATTTTGAGGAACGAACTTTTATTGATTATGGAATGATGGTTTGGGGAAATCATAATTATGATTTTAGGAATATGGCAAAAGGCGAAAATGCCGATTTGTCCAGATTGTCCTATAAGGCTCGTGGTATGTCGAGTGCAGGGGTGGTAAGCTATATGGAAAGCCACGACGAAGAGCGAGTTGTATTTGATGCTCTACAAAATGGCAAATCGGTAAGTGGTTATTCAACCAAAGAACTCAGTACTGTATTAGAAAGAGTCAAGGCCAATACAGCAATATTTATGGCTGTTCCTGGCCCCAAAATGATTTGGCAGTTTGGCGAAATCGGATATGACATTAGTATCGACCAAAATGGTAGAACTGGACAAAAACCCCTGAAATGGGATTACCTCCAAGATACCCGCCGCCGCAATTTGTACAAAACTTTTGCTGCTATTGCCAAGCTAAAAACAAGTCAGTCGGTATTTAAAACCTCCGATTTTGATACAGATTTAACAGGTTTACAAAAAAAAGTACTATTACGCTCGGCCGAGAATACAGTACTCGTTATTGGAAATTTTGATATTTCGAGTAAGGCCATTACTAAGGTTTTTCCCAAAGTGGGCAAGTGGTATGATTATTTTACGGGCGATAGTTTTGAAGTAACAGATACCTCATTGCCTTTATTTCTACAAGCAGGCGAATTTCATATTTTTTCAATAATACCATTGCCTAAGCCCGAAGTTGGTTTAGTACCTTGGAAAGCCCCCGCTTCGTTGATTATTACAGCCACCGAAAACGAACCGCCAACCGAAGTAAAACTGTATCCTAATCCAGCTCAAAATATTTTGACGATCGAAATACCAACATTGGGGAAATCGGCCGTCAATTTTACGCTTTATGATTTTTATGGACGAGCCTTGATCAATACGCTTATCAAAGACAAAAAAACGGATTTTGACATACAGTCATTGAAAGATGGTTTTTATCTGGTGTATCTACAAGAGCAAGACCGCAAAACGATATTAAAATTCACTAAAGTGAACAAATAG